A single window of Pseudomonas lijiangensis DNA harbors:
- the infB gene encoding translation initiation factor IF-2: MTQVTVKQLADEVKTPVERLLQQMREAGLPHTAAEEHVSDSEKQSLLTHLKSSHKAKVEEPRKITLQRKTTSTLRVAGSKSISVEVRKKKVFVQRSPEEIEAERKRELDERRAVENAARQKAEEEAKRRAEEEARRQPAAEPVAAPAAPAPAPVAAAEPVREAPAAPAAPAPTSAPAAPVVEVRKRDDQRRPDKTRGDDRNARGGDGERKNAPHRASVKEKAPAVRVAPRTTDEESDGFRRGGRGKSKLKKRNAHGFQNPTGPVIRDVAIGETITVGELSAQMSVKAAEVIKFMFKLGTPVTINQVLDQETAQLIAEELGHKVTLVSDNALEDSLAESLKFVGETFARAPVVTVMGHVDHGKTSLLDYIRRAKVAAGEAGGITQHIGAYHVETERGMVTFLDTPGHAAFTAMRARGAKATDIVILVVAADDGVMPQTIEAVQHAVAAGVPLVVAVNKIDKPGADLDRIRSELSVHGVTSEEWGGDTPFVPVSAKMGTGVDELLEAVLLQAEVLELKATPSAPGRGVVVESRLDKGRGPVATVLVQDGTLRQGDMVLVGSNFGRIRAMLDENGKPVKEAGPSIPVEILGLDGTPDAGDEMSVLADEKKAREVALFRQGKFREVKLARAHAGKLENIFESMGQEEKKTLNIVLKSDVRGSLEALQGALGGLGNDEVQVRVVGGGVGGITESDANLALASNAVLFGFNVRADAGARKIVEQEGLDMRYYNVIYDIIEDVKKALTGMLGSDVRENILGIAEVRDVFRSPKFGAIAGCMVVEGVVHRNRPIRVLRDDIVIFEGELESLRRFKDDASEVRAGMECGIGVKSYNDVKVGDKIEVFEKVQVARSL, encoded by the coding sequence ATGACGCAAGTCACGGTGAAACAACTGGCCGATGAGGTCAAAACACCGGTAGAGCGCCTGCTGCAGCAGATGCGTGAGGCAGGTCTGCCGCACACCGCCGCCGAGGAACATGTGTCCGACAGTGAAAAGCAATCGTTGCTGACTCACTTGAAAAGCAGCCACAAGGCTAAAGTGGAAGAGCCGCGCAAGATTACCTTGCAGCGCAAGACCACCAGCACCCTGCGCGTTGCCGGCAGCAAAAGTATCAGCGTTGAAGTGCGCAAGAAGAAAGTTTTCGTGCAACGCAGCCCGGAAGAAATCGAAGCCGAGCGCAAGCGTGAGCTGGACGAACGCCGTGCGGTAGAAAATGCCGCCCGTCAAAAGGCTGAAGAAGAAGCCAAGCGCCGCGCCGAAGAAGAAGCGCGTCGCCAGCCTGCTGCCGAGCCGGTTGCAGCACCTGCTGCTCCTGCGCCAGCCCCGGTGGCTGCTGCAGAGCCTGTGCGTGAAGCGCCTGCTGCCCCGGCGGCACCTGCGCCAACATCCGCACCTGCTGCGCCTGTTGTCGAAGTTCGCAAGCGTGACGATCAGCGTCGTCCGGACAAGACCCGTGGCGATGACCGCAACGCCCGTGGCGGTGACGGCGAGCGCAAGAACGCTCCGCATCGCGCTTCGGTAAAAGAGAAGGCGCCGGCTGTTCGCGTTGCTCCTCGTACTACCGACGAAGAAAGCGATGGTTTCCGTCGTGGTGGTCGTGGCAAGTCCAAGCTGAAGAAACGCAATGCCCACGGTTTCCAGAACCCTACCGGTCCGGTTATTCGTGACGTTGCCATCGGCGAGACCATCACTGTCGGCGAACTGTCGGCGCAGATGTCCGTCAAGGCAGCTGAAGTCATCAAGTTCATGTTCAAGCTGGGCACTCCGGTGACCATCAACCAGGTACTGGATCAGGAAACTGCCCAGTTGATCGCCGAAGAGCTGGGCCACAAGGTCACGCTGGTCAGCGACAACGCCCTGGAAGATTCCCTGGCCGAATCCCTGAAGTTCGTGGGTGAAACCTTCGCCCGTGCTCCGGTCGTGACCGTAATGGGCCACGTTGACCACGGCAAGACTTCCCTGCTCGACTATATCCGTCGTGCCAAGGTTGCTGCTGGCGAAGCCGGTGGTATCACCCAGCACATCGGTGCCTACCACGTTGAAACCGAACGCGGCATGGTCACCTTCCTCGACACCCCGGGTCACGCCGCGTTTACCGCAATGCGTGCTCGTGGTGCCAAGGCGACCGATATCGTCATCCTGGTTGTTGCAGCAGACGACGGCGTGATGCCGCAAACCATCGAAGCCGTTCAGCATGCCGTGGCTGCTGGCGTGCCGCTGGTTGTTGCAGTGAACAAGATCGACAAGCCGGGCGCAGACCTCGATCGCATCCGTAGCGAACTGTCGGTCCATGGCGTGACTTCCGAAGAGTGGGGCGGTGATACGCCTTTCGTTCCGGTTTCCGCGAAAATGGGTACCGGCGTCGACGAACTGCTCGAAGCGGTCCTGTTGCAGGCAGAGGTTCTGGAACTCAAGGCCACTCCATCGGCTCCTGGACGTGGTGTTGTCGTTGAATCCCGTCTGGACAAGGGCCGCGGCCCGGTTGCCACTGTTCTGGTTCAGGACGGTACGCTGCGTCAGGGCGACATGGTTCTGGTCGGTTCGAACTTCGGTCGCATCCGCGCCATGCTCGACGAAAACGGCAAGCCTGTAAAAGAAGCTGGCCCGTCGATTCCGGTCGAGATCCTCGGTCTGGATGGCACGCCGGACGCTGGCGACGAGATGAGCGTACTGGCTGACGAGAAGAAAGCCCGTGAAGTTGCTCTGTTCCGTCAAGGCAAGTTCCGTGAAGTCAAACTGGCTCGTGCGCATGCCGGCAAGCTGGAAAACATCTTCGAGAGCATGGGCCAGGAAGAGAAGAAGACGCTTAACATCGTCCTCAAATCCGACGTCCGTGGTTCGTTGGAAGCTCTGCAGGGCGCCCTGGGCGGCCTGGGTAACGATGAAGTGCAAGTGCGTGTCGTCGGTGGCGGTGTCGGTGGTATCACCGAGAGCGACGCCAACCTGGCACTGGCCTCCAACGCTGTACTGTTCGGCTTCAACGTGCGTGCCGATGCCGGCGCTCGCAAGATCGTCGAGCAGGAAGGTCTGGATATGCGTTACTACAACGTGATCTACGACATCATCGAAGACGTCAAGAAAGCACTGACCGGTATGCTGGGCAGCGATGTTCGCGAGAACATCCTCGGTATTGCCGAAGTGCGTGACGTGTTCCGCTCGCCGAAATTCGGCGCGATCGCAGGCTGTATGGTCGTTGAAGGTGTTGTTCACCGTAACCGTCCAATCCGCGTTCTGCGTGACGACATCGTTATCTTTGAAGGCGAGCTGGAATCCCTGCGCCGCTTCAAGGACGATGCTTCTGAAGTTCGTGCCGGCATGGAATGCGGTATCGGCGTCAAGAGCTACAACGACGTCAAGGTCGGTGACAAGATCGAAGTCTTCGAGAAGGTCCAGGTTGCTCGCAGCCTCTAA
- the nusA gene encoding transcription termination factor NusA: MSKEVLLVVESVSNEKGVPAGVIFEALELALATATKKRFEDEVELRVEINRHTGNYETFRRWNVVEDEDLDDPAYELAVDQAQARKPGAVAGDLIEEKIESIEFGRIAAQTAKQVIVQKVREAERAQVVDAYRERLGEIISGTVKKVTRDNVIVDLGNNAEALLAREDIISRETFRVGVRLRALLKEIRTENRGPQLILSRTAPEMLIELFRIEVPEIAEGLIEVMAASRDPGSRAKIAVRSKDKRIDPQGACIGMRGSRVQAVSGELGGERVDIVLWDDNPAQFVINAMSPAEVAAIIVDEDAHAMDIAVGADNLAQAIGRGGQNVRLASQLTGWTLNVMTESDIQAKQQAETGDILRNFIDELEVDEDLAQVLVDEGFTSLEEIAYVPLEEMLNIDGFDEETVNELRARAKDRLLTKAIATEEKLADAHPAEDLLSLEGMDKDLAMELAVRGVITREDLAEQSIDDLLDIDGIDDDRAGKLIMAARAHWFE, from the coding sequence ATGAGCAAAGAAGTACTGCTGGTTGTTGAGTCGGTGTCCAATGAAAAGGGCGTTCCGGCAGGAGTAATTTTTGAAGCGCTGGAGTTGGCTCTTGCCACTGCTACCAAGAAGCGTTTTGAAGATGAGGTTGAACTGCGTGTGGAAATCAACCGCCACACCGGTAACTACGAGACTTTCCGTCGCTGGAATGTGGTCGAAGACGAAGATCTGGACGATCCGGCTTACGAGCTGGCTGTAGACCAGGCCCAGGCCAGAAAGCCGGGTGCTGTCGCTGGCGATCTGATCGAAGAGAAGATCGAGTCCATCGAATTCGGTCGTATTGCTGCGCAGACCGCCAAGCAAGTCATTGTGCAGAAGGTTCGTGAAGCCGAGCGTGCTCAGGTGGTCGATGCCTATCGCGAGCGTCTGGGCGAAATCATTTCCGGTACTGTCAAAAAGGTTACGCGTGACAATGTCATCGTTGACCTGGGTAACAATGCCGAAGCATTGCTGGCTCGTGAAGACATCATCTCCCGTGAGACTTTCCGGGTCGGTGTGCGTCTGCGGGCTTTGCTGAAAGAAATCCGCACTGAAAACCGCGGCCCACAGCTGATTCTGTCGCGTACTGCGCCGGAAATGCTGATCGAGCTTTTCCGTATCGAAGTACCGGAAATTGCCGAAGGTCTGATCGAGGTGATGGCTGCCTCCCGTGACCCGGGTTCGCGTGCAAAAATCGCTGTTCGCTCCAAGGACAAACGAATCGACCCGCAAGGCGCCTGTATCGGCATGCGCGGTTCGCGTGTTCAGGCCGTATCCGGCGAGTTGGGTGGCGAGCGTGTGGATATCGTGCTCTGGGACGATAACCCGGCACAGTTCGTGATCAACGCAATGTCTCCTGCTGAAGTGGCTGCAATCATCGTCGATGAAGATGCCCATGCTATGGATATCGCTGTTGGTGCGGACAACCTGGCTCAGGCCATTGGTCGTGGCGGTCAGAACGTGCGTCTGGCAAGTCAGTTGACTGGCTGGACCCTGAACGTGATGACCGAATCGGACATCCAGGCCAAGCAGCAGGCAGAGACTGGCGACATTCTGCGCAACTTCATCGACGAGCTGGAAGTCGACGAAGATCTGGCGCAGGTGCTGGTTGATGAAGGCTTCACCAGCCTGGAAGAGATTGCCTACGTACCGCTGGAAGAAATGCTCAACATCGATGGCTTTGACGAAGAAACCGTCAACGAGCTTCGCGCTCGTGCCAAGGATCGCTTGTTGACTAAAGCCATCGCTACTGAGGAAAAGCTGGCAGACGCCCATCCGGCCGAAGACCTGCTCTCGCTTGAGGGTATGGACAAGGATTTGGCGATGGAACTGGCGGTGCGCGGCGTAATTACCCGCGAAGACCTGGCCGAGCAGTCTATAGATGACCTGCTCGACATCGACGGCATTGACGATGATCGTGCCGGCAAGTTGATCATGGCCGCCCGAGCCCATTGGTTCGAGTAA
- the secG gene encoding preprotein translocase subunit SecG — MLETVVIVFHLLGALGVVVLVLLQQGKGADAGASFGAGASNTVFGGQGTSTFLSKFTAILAAAFFITSLGLGYFAKEKAQGLNQAGLPDPTVLETKQKPAADDVPVLEAQKPAVVPADVPQAPEQK, encoded by the coding sequence ATGCTGGAAACAGTCGTAATCGTTTTTCATCTGCTGGGTGCTCTGGGCGTTGTGGTCCTGGTATTGCTGCAGCAGGGTAAAGGTGCGGACGCCGGTGCGTCTTTCGGAGCAGGTGCATCAAATACTGTGTTCGGAGGGCAAGGAACCTCTACCTTTCTCAGTAAGTTTACTGCTATACTCGCCGCAGCTTTTTTCATAACCAGCTTGGGGTTAGGTTACTTTGCTAAAGAGAAAGCTCAAGGGCTGAATCAAGCAGGTTTGCCAGATCCAACGGTTTTGGAAACGAAACAAAAACCGGCAGCAGATGATGTTCCGGTTCTCGAAGCGCAAAAGCCAGCTGTTGTTCCAGCTGACGTACCTCAAGCGCCAGAGCAGAAGTAA
- the pnp gene encoding polyribonucleotide nucleotidyltransferase has product MNPVIKKFQFGQSTVTLETGRIARQASGAVLVTVDDDVSVLVTVVGAKQADASKGFFPLSVHYQEKTYAAGKIPGGFFKREGRPSEKETLTSRLIDRPIRPLFPEGFMNEVQVVCTVVSTSKKTDPDIAAMIGTSAALAISGIPFDGPVGAARVAFHESTGYLLNPTYEQLQASSLDMVVAGTSEAVLMVESEAKELTEDQMLGAVLFAHDEFQVVINAVKELAAEAAKPLWSWQPKPEATELLGAIRSEFGDAISQAYTITVKADRYARLGELRDQVVAKLAVEEGSPSAGEVKAAFGEIEYRTVRENIVNGKPRIDGRDTRTVRPLNIEVGVLPKTHGSALFTRGETQALVVATLGTARDAQLLDTLEGEKKDPFMLHYNFPPFSVGECGRMGGAGRREIGHGRLARRSVQAMLPETDVFPYTIRVVSEITESNGSSSMASVCGASLALMDAGVPMKAPVAGIAMGLVKEGGKFAVLTDILGDEDHLGDMDFKVAGTSKGVTALQMDIKIKGITEEIMEIALGQALEARLNILGQMNQIIGQSRTELSANAPTMIAMKIDTDKIRDVIGKGGATIRAICEETKASIDIEDDGSIKIFGETKEAAEAARQRVLGITAEAEIGKIYVGKVERIVDFGAFVNILPGKDGLVHISMLSDARVEKVTDILKEGEEVEVLVLDVDNRGRIKLSIKDVAAAKASGV; this is encoded by the coding sequence GTGAACCCGGTAATCAAGAAATTTCAGTTCGGTCAATCGACCGTAACCCTGGAGACTGGCCGCATCGCCCGTCAGGCTTCCGGCGCAGTACTGGTCACCGTTGACGACGACGTCAGCGTATTGGTGACAGTGGTCGGTGCCAAACAGGCCGATGCCAGCAAAGGCTTCTTCCCGCTGTCCGTGCACTACCAGGAAAAAACCTACGCTGCCGGCAAGATCCCTGGTGGTTTCTTCAAGCGTGAAGGCCGTCCTTCCGAGAAAGAAACCCTGACTTCGCGTCTGATCGACCGTCCGATCCGTCCGTTGTTTCCAGAAGGCTTCATGAACGAAGTGCAGGTTGTCTGCACCGTGGTTTCCACCAGCAAGAAAACCGATCCGGACATCGCTGCGATGATCGGTACTTCGGCTGCCCTGGCCATCTCCGGCATTCCGTTCGACGGTCCTGTCGGCGCTGCCCGTGTTGCTTTCCACGAAAGCACCGGCTACCTGCTGAACCCGACTTACGAGCAGTTGCAGGCTTCGAGCCTGGACATGGTCGTAGCCGGTACTTCCGAAGCTGTTCTGATGGTTGAATCCGAAGCCAAGGAACTGACCGAAGACCAGATGCTGGGCGCCGTTCTGTTCGCCCACGACGAATTCCAGGTCGTGATCAACGCAGTCAAGGAACTGGCCGCCGAAGCCGCCAAGCCTCTCTGGAGCTGGCAGCCAAAGCCGGAAGCCACCGAGCTGCTGGGCGCGATCCGTTCCGAGTTCGGCGACGCGATCTCCCAGGCCTACACCATCACCGTCAAGGCCGACCGCTATGCGCGTCTGGGCGAGCTGCGTGATCAGGTCGTTGCCAAGCTGGCTGTCGAAGAAGGCAGCCCGTCTGCCGGCGAAGTCAAAGCAGCTTTCGGTGAAATCGAATACCGCACCGTGCGTGAGAACATCGTCAACGGCAAGCCACGTATCGATGGCCGTGACACCCGCACCGTTCGTCCTCTGAACATCGAAGTCGGCGTTCTGCCAAAGACTCACGGTTCGGCACTGTTCACCCGTGGCGAAACCCAGGCTCTGGTTGTCGCGACTCTGGGTACTGCCCGTGACGCACAGCTGCTGGACACCCTCGAAGGCGAGAAGAAAGACCCCTTCATGCTGCACTACAACTTCCCTCCGTTCTCGGTAGGCGAGTGTGGTCGCATGGGTGGTGCTGGTCGTCGTGAAATCGGCCACGGCCGTCTGGCTCGTCGCAGCGTTCAGGCCATGCTGCCTGAAACCGACGTGTTCCCGTACACCATCCGTGTCGTATCGGAAATCACCGAGTCCAACGGTTCCAGCTCCATGGCTTCGGTCTGCGGTGCTTCCCTGGCTCTGATGGACGCCGGTGTACCGATGAAGGCACCTGTTGCCGGTATCGCCATGGGTCTGGTCAAGGAAGGCGGCAAGTTCGCCGTTCTGACCGACATCCTGGGTGACGAAGACCACCTGGGCGACATGGACTTCAAAGTAGCCGGTACCTCCAAAGGTGTTACCGCGCTGCAGATGGACATCAAGATCAAAGGCATCACCGAAGAAATCATGGAGATCGCCCTGGGCCAGGCCCTGGAAGCTCGCCTGAACATCCTCGGCCAGATGAACCAGATCATTGGTCAGTCGCGTACCGAGCTGTCGGCCAACGCTCCGACCATGATCGCGATGAAGATCGACACCGACAAGATCCGTGACGTCATCGGTAAAGGCGGCGCGACCATCCGTGCAATCTGTGAAGAGACCAAGGCTTCGATCGACATCGAAGACGACGGCTCGATCAAGATCTTCGGCGAAACCAAGGAAGCGGCTGAAGCAGCACGTCAGCGCGTTCTGGGTATCACTGCTGAAGCGGAAATCGGCAAGATCTACGTCGGCAAGGTTGAGCGTATCGTCGATTTCGGCGCATTCGTGAACATCCTGCCAGGCAAGGACGGTCTGGTTCACATCTCCATGCTGAGCGATGCTCGTGTAGAGAAAGTGACCGACATCCTGAAAGAAGGTGAGGAAGTCGAAGTTCTGGTACTGGACGTGGATAACCGCGGCCGTATCAAGCTGTCGATCAAGGACGTAGCCGCTGCAAAAGCGTCGGGCGTCTGA
- the rbfA gene encoding 30S ribosome-binding factor RbfA, whose amino-acid sequence MAKEYSRTQRIGDQMQRELAQLIRREIKDPRVGLVTITAVDVSRDVGHAKIFMTVMGQDSAEEIAQSIKVLNSAAGFLRMQLAREMKLRSVPQLHFHYDESVARGAHLSALIERAVAEDGQHQEGSAPQGVKPDGSEE is encoded by the coding sequence ATGGCAAAAGAATATAGCCGTACCCAACGAATCGGCGATCAGATGCAGCGTGAACTCGCGCAGTTGATCCGTCGCGAAATCAAGGACCCACGTGTGGGTCTGGTCACTATCACGGCTGTCGATGTCAGTCGTGATGTGGGTCATGCCAAGATTTTCATGACCGTAATGGGCCAGGACAGCGCCGAGGAAATCGCGCAGAGCATCAAGGTGCTCAACTCCGCCGCCGGCTTCCTGCGCATGCAGCTGGCCCGTGAGATGAAGCTGCGCAGCGTGCCGCAGTTGCATTTCCATTACGACGAAAGCGTGGCGCGTGGCGCACATCTCTCGGCATTGATCGAGCGTGCAGTGGCTGAAGATGGACAACATCAGGAAGGTTCCGCGCCACAAGGCGTGAAGCCGGACGGTAGCGAGGAGTAA
- the rimP gene encoding ribosome maturation factor RimP, whose product MSSKLEQLQALLAPVVEALGYQCWGIEFLSQGRHSLLRIYIDKEGGVLVEDCEIVSRQVSGVLDVEDPISAEYTLEVSSPGMDRPLFTLEQFALHAGEQVKIKLRSPFDGRRNFQGLLRGVEEQDVVVHVEDHEYLLPIDLIDKANIIPTFD is encoded by the coding sequence GTGTCGAGCAAGCTAGAACAGTTGCAGGCCTTGTTGGCCCCGGTGGTCGAGGCTCTTGGCTATCAATGCTGGGGAATTGAGTTTCTTTCCCAGGGCCGACATTCACTGCTGCGCATTTATATCGACAAAGAAGGCGGCGTTCTGGTGGAGGACTGCGAAATAGTCAGTCGCCAGGTCAGCGGTGTTCTGGATGTTGAAGATCCCATCAGTGCTGAATACACGCTTGAAGTGTCTTCTCCTGGCATGGATCGCCCGCTGTTCACTCTTGAACAGTTTGCTTTGCACGCTGGGGAACAAGTGAAAATAAAGCTGCGCTCGCCCTTCGATGGTCGACGCAACTTTCAAGGCCTTCTCCGCGGGGTGGAGGAGCAGGATGTCGTGGTGCATGTAGAAGATCACGAATACCTGTTGCCGATCGACTTGATCGACAAAGCCAACATTATTCCCACGTTTGACTGA
- the rpsO gene encoding 30S ribosomal protein S15, whose amino-acid sequence MALSVEEKAQIVTDYQQAVGDTGSPEVQVALLTANINKLQGHFKANGKDHHSRRGLIRMVNQRRKLLDYLKGKDVSRYSALIGRLGLRR is encoded by the coding sequence ATGGCACTCAGCGTTGAAGAAAAAGCTCAGATCGTAACCGACTACCAGCAAGCTGTTGGTGACACTGGTTCGCCAGAAGTGCAAGTTGCACTGCTGACCGCCAACATCAACAAACTGCAAGGCCACTTCAAGGCCAACGGTAAGGACCACCACTCGCGTCGTGGTCTGATCCGTATGGTAAACCAGCGTCGCAAGCTGCTGGATTACCTGAAAGGTAAGGACGTTAGCCGTTACAGCGCCCTGATCGGTCGTCTGGGTCTGCGTCGCTAA
- the truB gene encoding tRNA pseudouridine(55) synthase TruB translates to MAQVKRIRRNVSGIILLDKPLGFTSNAALQKVRWLLNAEKAGHTGSLDPLATGVLPLCFGEATKFSQYLLDSDKSYETLMQLGKTTTTADSEGEVLQTRPVTVGREDIEAVLPEFRGQISQIPPMYSALKRDGQPLYKLARAGEVVEREPRSVTIARLELLACESETARLSVDCSKGTYIRTLVEDIGEKLGCGAYVAELRRTQAGPFNLSQTVTLEELEQVHADGGNEAVDRFLMPSDSGLLHWPLLQFSEHSSFYWLHGQPVRAPDAPKFGMVRVQDHEGRFIGIGEVSEDGRIAPRRLIRSE, encoded by the coding sequence GTGGCTCAGGTCAAGCGTATACGCCGCAACGTCAGCGGAATCATCCTGCTCGACAAGCCACTGGGTTTTACTTCCAATGCGGCCCTGCAAAAGGTGCGCTGGTTGCTCAATGCCGAAAAGGCCGGGCATACCGGCAGCCTCGACCCACTGGCGACAGGTGTGTTGCCGTTGTGTTTCGGTGAAGCCACCAAGTTCTCTCAGTACCTGCTCGATTCGGACAAGTCCTACGAGACGCTGATGCAACTGGGCAAGACCACCACCACGGCCGACTCCGAAGGCGAAGTGTTGCAGACTCGCCCGGTGACCGTTGGTCGTGAAGATATCGAAGCGGTATTGCCGGAATTTCGCGGGCAAATCAGCCAGATACCTCCGATGTACTCGGCTCTCAAGCGTGATGGCCAGCCTCTTTACAAGCTGGCTCGTGCAGGTGAAGTAGTGGAGCGCGAGCCTCGTTCTGTTACTATTGCGCGCCTGGAATTGCTGGCTTGCGAGTCCGAGACTGCGCGTCTTTCGGTCGATTGCAGCAAAGGCACCTATATTCGGACCCTGGTCGAGGATATCGGTGAGAAACTGGGCTGTGGAGCCTATGTTGCAGAGCTGCGCCGTACCCAGGCCGGGCCTTTCAACCTGAGCCAGACGGTCACGCTGGAAGAGCTTGAGCAGGTCCACGCCGACGGTGGCAACGAAGCGGTCGACCGTTTCCTGATGCCATCTGACAGCGGTCTGCTACATTGGCCATTGCTGCAGTTTTCGGAACACAGTTCTTTCTACTGGCTGCATGGTCAGCCGGTAAGAGCACCGGATGCGCCGAAGTTCGGCATGGTCCGGGTGCAGGATCACGAAGGTCGCTTCATCGGTATCGGTGAAGTAAGCGAAGACGGGCGTATAGCGCCGCGTCGTCTGATTCGGTCAGAATGA
- a CDS encoding BON domain-containing protein yields MKKFAIAAATATALTLTMANAAFAQTNTQAPMMLAAGEVTQAKEATTDTWITTKVKADLLTEKGIPGSDIKVETNKGVVSLSSTVAVTEAQKKTAVAITKKIKGVQAVSADGLKAE; encoded by the coding sequence ATGAAGAAGTTCGCTATCGCTGCTGCCACCGCAACTGCCCTGACACTGACCATGGCTAACGCTGCATTCGCTCAGACCAACACCCAGGCTCCAATGATGCTGGCTGCCGGTGAAGTGACTCAGGCCAAGGAAGCGACCACTGATACCTGGATCACCACCAAGGTCAAAGCTGACCTGCTGACTGAAAAAGGCATCCCAGGCTCGGACATCAAGGTTGAAACCAACAAAGGCGTGGTTTCCCTGTCCTCTACTGTTGCCGTGACCGAAGCTCAGAAGAAAACGGCTGTAGCCATCACCAAGAAAATCAAAGGTGTTCAGGCTGTTTCGGCTGATGGCCTGAAAGCTGAGTAA
- a CDS encoding DUF2845 domain-containing protein: MNRTPISLAGFILLALSGALAATSVQASTLRCGSQLISTGDRLFEVQQKCGEPVSQEVLGSKETYSSNYRRSEEVRIEEWIYGPINGMYQYLRFEGGRLVRIDSRRGN, encoded by the coding sequence TTGAATAGAACCCCGATCAGCCTTGCCGGTTTCATCCTGCTGGCGCTCTCTGGAGCGCTGGCGGCGACAAGCGTACAGGCTTCGACCTTGCGTTGCGGCAGCCAGTTGATCAGCACCGGGGACAGGCTTTTCGAGGTTCAGCAGAAATGCGGTGAGCCTGTGAGCCAGGAAGTCCTGGGAAGCAAGGAAACCTACAGCAGCAACTACCGCAGGTCCGAGGAAGTGAGAATCGAGGAGTGGATCTACGGCCCTATCAACGGCATGTACCAGTACCTGCGCTTCGAGGGCGGCCGTCTGGTGCGAATCGACAGCAGACGCGGTAACTGA